The Pungitius pungitius chromosome 13, fPunPun2.1, whole genome shotgun sequence genome includes the window ACGGACGATGCCGTCACAGCAGCACAGCAGTTTGCACAGTCACCAAGGTATGAAACAACCGCACACATATTTCCATCTGTACGTGAATTGGTTACCATTttacacagatgtgtgtgtgtgtaataattaAAAGTACAAGATCGAGACTAGccaatgttgtgtgtgtgcgattgtCCTGACATGCTTGTGTTCTCTGTGGCAGCATCACGCCAATCTTCACCTTGTCCAGTGTGTCCGGCGAGAGTCTTGACTTGCTCAAGGTCTTCTTCAACATCATCCCTCCCCTCAGCAACAGCaaagagcaggaggagctgatgcAACAGCTAACTGAGTTTCAGGTGCGTCTGCCGCCACGCACACATTGTTTCAGAGGCACTGccaatacacacgcacacacataaaacacgcACAGGACTTATGATACGATTGACGTGAGTGTGCGACAATACAGGTGGACGAGATCTACACGGTGCCAGAGGTGGGGACTGTGGTGGGAGGCACTCTGTACAGGTCAGTGTGTGAATCGCGTACTTCGTCTTCGTCCTATCGCCTGGTTTTGTTGTTTGGCATGGACTCCGTCTGACCCCGCGTCTTCTTTGAATGTGCAGTGGTATTTGCCGTGAAGGGGATCATCTTGTCGTGGGGCCAACAGACTCAGGCcaattcaatattttgaccaTCGGGAGCATCCAAAGGAACCGCTCGGGGTGCAGGGTACTCCGGGCCGGCCAGGCCGCCACCTTGGCCCTGGGAAGCTTTGATCGCTCCCTACTACGCAAGGTCAGACACGTTGTTCCTTTGTTTCGTTCTCATAATGTCTTTAGTAGCACTGGGGGTTCATTGTATTTTCCGCTCATAGGGCATGGTGATGGTGAGTCCAGAGATGGATCCCACCATCTGCTGGATGTTTGAGGCTGAGATTGTGCTGCTCTTCCATGCTAAGACCTTCCACAAGGGCTTCCAGGTTACTGTGCACATTGGCAATGTGAGACAGACCGCCACAGTGGAAGCTGTATACGGCAAGGTTGGTCCACCCTACATTTACAACTGTTCCCATCTGAAGGATGTCCTTCTACCTCCAAAACCTGGACTCATCATATCTATCAATATGTTACACACAGCTAATTaagttctttctttcttttcttacaaTACATGGCCGAACcacaggaggagctgaggacgGGGGAGAAAGCAGTGGTTCTCTTCAAGTTCATCAAGCACCCAGAATACCTGAAGGTGGGCGCTAAGGTGCTCTTCAGAGAGGGCGTTACCAAAGGTATCGGCCACGTCACCAAGTTGCAGCCCAAAGCCCACTACCGGCTATCCCAAAGCGAGGATGACGAGGCCTGAAGTGTCTTGGAGAAGGCCCAAAACGCCGTGCCGTCCCCAAATACCTGGTGCTTTATAAACATATACCGCTTGCTCCGAAGGTCCTGCTCCCTGCACAGTGAATTCTTGTCACAGAAGAACGTTGTTTCATGCACCGTTTTCTCCAGCCTTTGTTgtcagcatcctcctcctcgttttaCCCTCCAGCCACCTCTGTAACACATTCCCCCAGCAACACGAAGAAGTGATAGATCGAGtgtcaacaacacacacacaaacacaaaactaagAAGTAGCTCGATCGCCGCTACGTTGAAGTGCCGCTTCCCGTTCACACCTAAACGCACTCCTAACGCGCGCGCGCACTCGcactgaaacacaacaacatgccAGTGTCGACGTACCCTCGGCAGACAATCGTTTACAAACAGGTGCGCGCGCGCGGTCCTCGGACATCACGTTGTGCCGCCATCGTCTTTGGTTGCCGCAGCCCGCCGACCAGCCCAGTGCCTGACGGCTAAGTGTAAGCCTCGCTGTGTTTCAAAGCGCTACCCTGGTCCAAGTAACCACAAGTGATGTGAGGTAATGGTGAATCTCCTCGTTTCAGGTCATTTTAAAGCTCACCGGCGCAGTCAGTGAACGAGGAGGGTACTGGAACTAGACCCAGTTTGTCCGTCGGCCTGTCAGGATGACTCAAATTGCGGAAACGGGCTAAGTGGTTTCGTTGTGTCACAAATGCCAGTCAGaataatgttttctttaattgttttttttttaaataacaaataatgcCTCCCAATAATGCAGTGAGATGGTAATGCTCTTGCCGCCAGTGTCTTCAAGTGCTTTAGTTACTCAGGTCAGTTTAGAAAGCGTGACAGACTAATacgtatgggggggggggggcggaggggactGTGTTTCTCCCAAAGAGATGTTTAAACCCGGCTCATATAGCATGGGAAGCTGCTTACTGATGCAGCTTTCTCTTATGTTTGTCGCCTCTTTGTTCCAGTTACTGATGTCAGTAAGTTTGAGGAGGTTTTACTCAGTGCCTAAACTACTGTTTGAGTACCATTACACCCCAGAGTTGTACGACTTACTACACAAACAGTGCTGGGTGCTTTTCCTCAAAAACAGCTTTTGATATTTAGAGGACaagtttgaaatgaatgttAATTGCTACTTCTGTGTTCTTGTCTTATTATAGCCTGTGGTTCCACTAACAGCAGTGAGGACAGTGTGGGGCATGTTTTGTTGCACCAGTGTTGTTGTTACGCACATTTTGTGTGCActcaagagggaaaaaaagagaacacatgTACCAACCAAAATGTATATAGCCTTTATAAAAATCAGGTTTGTTCCTTTGCATCTGAGAAGTATTTTATAGATCTTTTGTAGTTCCAGATTTTACAATGTAATCAAAACGCTTTCATGTTCTTAATGACACAAACACGCTTTCACATTTTTGAAATCCCATTTAATACAGTTTCTGTTAGTGTATTTTTTGTATCTTTTATGGGTGAACTGCAATCTTTATGTACAGATCTAATTTGTGTATCATGTTGTACATGAATTAAAGTTTTATTGTCTCGTTCGCAAGtatttaatttttctttaaAGTAAAGGATTGCAAAAGTTTTTCAGCCATGTCTTCATACACACAGCCTTTCCTCTACTGGCTTGGATGTCACAAAGCCATGACTCAATACACAAAGCGAGTTGGCTGTtatctttttattgtttaatatcGGCTCCCCAGCTGATCAGGAATGCAAACACatgtaaagaaataacaaaggTAATGGAAGCCCTCGCCCCGCAGCGCATATTCATATACTTACACATAGCTGAGCTGCTTCTACGCACTTCCAGAGCACCGTGGTGCCGAAGGATGAACCAAACCACCTCTTAATGTACAACTGGTCTCATCCTGTGAGCAATCACATgtcccatgaaaaaaaaatcaaataagttTCCTCTCATCTTGCAGGAGACAAACGTCTGTGATTTGAGCTCACTGGAAAACGTGATATCGACTCTGGAGTGAGGATTCCAGCTACAAACAACTTGTTAGTGGCATCTGCTGGCACATCGCGGTACAACAACATTATTTATACAACTACGTGGTGTAAAAAGTTTCATTAACATATTCTGCAAAACCATTTATTCAAAGTACTATCAttctctttttaataaaaagggtTATGCGACAAATTGCATAAATATACACTATTTAAAGCAAGTCCTGTTACAAGTGTTTCCATTCTTTCACAAACGCATGAACTTTGTGATATACTGAATATGCATGTACGGTAGCTTGTACTTTATTCTACTTTCAAATGCAGCTCGAGAGCACACCTTCAGCTCCTCTTAAAGAAAGAATCCAGAGGGCCCGAGCTTCCCCCTTGGGATCGATGCCTTTTCGGTTGAGGTCCCGACTGGCTTCCGGTTTTTGTCTTCCCCCGTGAGGACTGGGCTCTGAGAGGAGTAAGTGAAACAGTGgacgcagaggaggaggaggaggaggaggaggagacgggcgCCGAAGCTGTGGACGAGGAGAGGGAGTTCTGGAGATCCAGGGCGAAGTGATAGTCGTTGTGTTCAGGCATTTCCCAGACCAACACTTCCTTGCCGCAGTGTTCACAGCTCAACAGGTCTTCTCTGGCTACAGCAGCAGGATGGCCGTTTATCTCCGCGTCGATGCCAGCTTCATCCTTTAACTCCTCACACGGCGACGGTTTGCCCCGGCGGCCCGACGCAGCAGCGACGGCGTCTTCGAAGTCTTCTTCGTCGGGTCTGGGCTTACAGCCCCTCTCGGACTCTTTGAACGTCGAGGCCGGGACCTCGGCGCTTCTTTCAACTCTCTTCTTGTGGAAGAAAGAGGAAATGCCAGCTTGGCTGCAGGCTGGACCACTTTTAGAGAGGGACGAAACGGGGCAATTAGTATTTGCCTCCAACTGACTATCAGGAAGAGAGGTTTtctgagaggaggaagacggtgTGGAGCCGAAATCCAAGTCCTCCTCGTCCACGTCTTTTGTCGCCTCGTGTCTTTGTTTCTCGGCGGCCTTCTGAAAGAAGGACCGGATGGTGCCGGGCTGTTTGCAGGCCGGGTCATTTTTGGGTTCAGAGGGTGGCCGGTGGCCGAAGGGCtgagtgggggagaaaagacTCTGGCTCGAAGCGGCTTCACCGGAAAGAAAGCCGGCGATGCCGCCCGCTGATGGAGCGTCGCTGAATTTGCTCGCCGAAAGGTGCAGCAGGGTGAGGGGCGGAGTCCTGGGGCACACACGAAGCGACACAAGAGTACCATCAGTCAcacgccccctcccccaccaccacctggcttgtataatatttttttatatttgtatttatatttttttttatagttgttACGTCTGTGATTACCATGCTGCCTGGTGGTTTCCCGCCGTGTTGAGACTCTTGATGATGGCGAAGCTGTCATCGGACAGTTTGGTCGCTTCGTAGCGCACTAAAGCGCAGCAGCGAGAGAAGCTGCTCGTCTTCTTGTCCCCGAGCTGACGGACACCAACAGTCAGCAACTTAGCCACCCGGCCATTCTGTGTAAGACGAAGGGAAGTAACACGAATAAAAGTGTTACATTTACACCATAAAACAGCAGTGTGAAATCCAGAAAGAGGTAGTGGTGTCGTAATAATGGAACGTAGTAAACAAGTTAATCACTCGCCACTTCTCTGTCCTTGGTAAGCCTCTCGTCCAGCTCCAGGGCCAGTTGATGGAGCCAATACTGGACCTATGCAGAAGTTAGAGAAGTGACCCGGCAAATCATTCACCAAAAAAGGGAACGTTCTAAAAGATTGTTCATGCGGCACATCTAGATGGATCAATGTACTTCCAAAGTTTCATCACGTCCCATCAACAGTTTCACATTTACTTGTTTTAACACAGGGAAACCCGGGACTGGTAGTCAGTACCTGCTCTTTTGTAGCCAGCGATGTCTTCCCGGGGAAGTTTTTACTGCAGCCGATGGACTTGGGAAGTTGTCTgggtttcactgcttcaaaatcAATCCCCCGACACAAGTCGTACAGCCACTGGCTGAAAGCAGAGAGGAATCTGATTGTtatcaacacacaaaacaaacattcgACTTTTATAAAATGGAAATTATTGGCTCGTCTTACCCCGTCTTTTCTCCAAAGTGTTGGACCAGTTGAGCCTGAGAGAAGCGGGTCAGATCTCCCATATTCGCTATTCCCAGAGTTTCTGTAATGGAGGCACCCAGCTTACCGCCCAGGTTCCGGCTGCACAGGTGAAATACAGGTTGATCAGTACTCTTAATtaaacttttgttttacactttctttctttatggCAATAGTACATTGAACTCACATCTTGCTGACAGGTAAAGAGTTGAAAAGTTCCATCACCGAGTCCAAGGGCAGGACGGTTTGTCGATCCGGTTTGTTCAGACCGCAAGCTAATTTGGACAAAACCTGAAAGAGGTGGGCGGTAAACTATGACTGTGGCAAAGATAACTACTGTTGTTATAATAATTACAGCGTCACACCAGTACTATGTGGGGATCAAAACACTGTACCTTATTGTGTGATATCCCTGCTGAACAGCGGTACCCTGTGTCTTTCTCCACGGCTGCCCTCATTTCCTCGATGATGAGTGCCCCCACGGTCAGATTCAGTTCCGCGGTGCTCTGCTCCCCTGGCAGAGGGTAAGGCAAGGACGCTAGCCACTGCTGAAGACCTCTGGACCTCAGCTCCTCTGAGGACAAACACAATGTCGTTAAGGCGATTCCACCCTAAACAGCTTCCCGCGTCCAGGGGAAACCCTTCCAGTGCAAAGAGTGGAGAAATCCTTACTTTGATCACGACCCACCTTTGTCCGGGGCAGCGTCCTCTGCAGATGCCTCATGTTCAGGTAAAGTTTGCGGGTACCCCTGGATGTACGTCGCCCTCAGCTGGTGAGGCTCAACAGGTTTGTCATTCACGTTTTTCAGCCGCTGCTGGACCGCAGCAGTGAGATCCACGTAGGCCTCATCGATGCTGGCTCGCTCGATCATGCCGAAGCGAGACATCACCTCGATCACCTCCACACTCGCGTCCCTGTAGCTGCACGGGGGTGAGTAGGTTTTATACCGTTCAGGTCACAGGATCGGTGATGTGGATCTGCAGTAGGCCGTCCGCACTTACTGCGTCAGGTCTGCCTTGCCGTGAGACTCGCGCACTCGTGCCACTTGGAGATCTGGGCAAAGTTTCTTTGCGTCGTCCACCCACATGTTCCTGGTGACACCATGGGCCCTGGCCTCGTAGCTCACAGCTATGATACTGACAAGGGCGGACGTTAAGTTGACAAACGGATGCTAAAAAGCTGTCAGATTATGTCCATAGTAAAgtcacggggggagggggtggataATCTGTGGGAGATGAACAGCAATCTAAATGGTCCATGAAAAGAGACCCTCTCAGAGACCCGTCGAGGGTAATGATTTACTCTCAGTTCCCTATATCGGTCCTATGACAACAACAGAGAAATCTTTGATAACTGAGGTTTTCATGAGGTGCCTCAGAATGCCCATGTTCATAACGGTAGGACCATTTAAGAGAGACAGGGCTGATGTTTGCATCAGTGTGATACCAAGACAACACCGTTTTACTTTCTGATGTCCTCCGGAGGGCACAACAAATCTTGATCTTAAGACAGTCTCCCACAAAGCAATTTCATTTTCGTTGCTCATGAAGATAAACGTCCGTACCCGCCTCCTTTCCACGTCTTGTACTGTGCCACCACACAGGGAGTGTTCCTCAGAGCTGGATCGAGTCTCTGCTCCACCTGGACGTAGAAACAGTCCATGTCTACTAACGCCACCACTCGCTCCTTTCCGTACTCCATCACTGAGGAGGTGGAGTCGGTCAGCGAAAGCTCACCAGCTCACTAAAGTCAACCCGGGAACAGAGATATCCTTCTGTTCGACAACGTTAGTATTTCGCGCCGTCGCCAGAAGTTACATAACTACGTCATCAAAAGTCGACAATGACAACTCAACCGCCTTGAACCAATGAGAGCTCGCGACTTAACGACACCTGCATGATACCATATATGATAcgatatacatgtatataaagACCTTTATATCAGTATTGCTCTCAAACACATGATGAGTCAGTGGTAACAATTTATTTTGGTGGTGACGTAAcctctgtgtgttttccccacccatattcaaatatttaaacaaacaaatatgacGAATTGAATACAGGACGAAGAATAAAAGCATGAAATCAGGAAGCAACACAGTTGGTATCAACCACCAAAATACAGAAGTGTCATTTCTTTCTGAAGATTGATGCAAGCATGACTTCTCAGTATGTTTTTCACCTAATACTTGCTGCACTCATGGGTAAGTGCTAAACTTTATTTGAAATGCGATACTTATATCTGGGCCCTGTTTATAGTTATTAAGATGTTGTTGCTATATTGCTGTGTGAGTCCTGAATTTTAATTTATAAAAAGACACAGATATGTATCATTaatatggtgtttttatttttttaaactctatcTTCTAACTAATGgttattaaaatgcatttgatcTCACCGCTGTAAAATAACAGTTCATGTTTTTTGTCAGGAATTCACAGCGAAATTGTGACAGTGGGGGAAGTGTCAGTCAAGGCCGGAGGATCCATCTCCATCCCATGTCTCTATGATCAGATCTACAAAAACCATGTGAAATACTTGTGTAAAGGTTGGAAATTCTGGTCCTGCTCTATAAAAgttgagacaacaaaagaaaaaaagaacataactTCAGGAAGGTTCTCAATCTCTGACGACGCAAACCAAAAGATCTTTACTGTGACTATCAACAACCTGACGGATGAGGACATTCAGAGTCAATACTGGTGCGCAGTGGAGAAGAGGTCTtatgatgtaaaaaaagaacTTCAGCTTTCCGTCACCACCACAGGTAAAATGCATTGACTGTATAAAGCACAGTTGAAATCCTTTGTCTTAAATAATTTTGGGTTTAGGAAaaaccaaaatgtttgtttttcaaggTGTGCCGAGCCTATATGTGGACCAGCAGGAAATCAGCACATTTGAAAGAGGAAGTGTGACTGTCAGATGCCGCTGTGAAAATCCCTCCAAAATACAGTGGTGCAAGCTGAACGGGACGTGTGTGACCGATGGGCCTGGATCCATTGATGGAACAACAGTGACCATCAATGCAAGTGTCTCCAATGTTTTCAGTGTGTCTATGAGTGGACTGAGGACCAAGAACAGCGGCTGGTATTTTTGTGTCAACGAAAACTTTGCGATGCCAGTGCGAGTGACTGTTCATGAGTTACCTGCTACTACTGCAACCACAATCAGCCCCAAAACAGCAAGTGAGACATTAACCAATTCTTTTCATAAATTAGCGCCCTGTTATAAAGAATTGAGCCATCAAGTGGACACAACGTACGCAACAAATATCAaatttttcacatttatttattcaggaaCGTCTCCAACTACTACGCAGCATTCCTCTCTGTGTACGAGTGCAAAGCCACACACAGCTCATCCCACAAACTCCACCCTGAATGGCACATTGGGAGAACACACAAGGTCTGTATGCCTTTCTTTGACTTTGAACAGTTTAACATATTACAGTATATCCTATTTACTGTATTTACTGCACGTACTTactgtacatatttttttttatgattcctGTTTACTAACTCTATGATTATTtgcaatgtaaatgttttttgttttattattcaaatctatgataaaacaatgtatttCAGACACCATTTAGCATTTATTTAGTTAAATGTATGTCTGATTTGCTTATCTCTCTTAGTTTTACCAAGGTTATGATTATCACCACCACCCTCATTTTACTGCTGTTGGTTTTTCTCATGGCCTTTTTTGGATGGAGGACAATGATAAGGATATCTAGTAAGTCTGTTAtaaactgctaaaaaaaaacattattattttattatacattattttaaaagcttATTATTGtggttattatttttcatttgtaacTATCATTTATGAATTTTAGAGACCAAGCCTGAGCGGTCTGACAGGACTCTGGTAAGACGTAGCCATGCTTTTCctattattaaattaaactatTTACTGTATGTCAGATATAACATGAAATAAGTTTGTGTTGTCTATAAACCATGTATGAAAAACAACTGTTTAACTTGTGAACCCATAGCAgaaataacatattttgtatgAATTCTCTTGTTCATTCTCTTGTTCATATAAATAATGCAACAGGCGACACTCCAACAGAGAAAATATTCAAAACGACGATTCAAATGAGCCAGACGAGTGTGCTGTTAGACAAGAAAAGCAAGTAACTCTAACAGGACATAATATGTAATGGTAGTAGTGTCAAATTTCTAATTCATCCCCGACAGGGCTCACAAATTGGGAGTGATGCTGACACACATTACGCTACCATTGATGATACTCAACATGCAGCAGCGCAGCACCAGGTAAACCAGATgagaacttgttttttttaacacagtatgaaagagagcagcagctgaaaaCGAATCTGCTTAAATCGTATCACTGACTGCACATTTTATCAAGCAGAAAAATATACCGGAAGGGAGTGTGACATACAGCACCATTGTAATGAAGGTATGAGATTCATTAAAACGATTTTATGATTACACATATTTATTAGAGTAGTCTTTAGGATTAGTCAGTAATGATTCACTGTTCCACGCTCTGTGCTTGTTGTCTTCCCTTAGACCGAACCAGAAGGAAGTGTGACGTACAGCACCATTGTAACGAAGGACGGCGCACAACAAATGGCATGGGATTCATTTAAATTCATGTTTACAAgtgttttacagtatattattacTGTGTTTATGGTAAATCAAGCATAGCATGCGACAAAGGACAGGATTCATTACAATGACTTTTGATAACACATGAAAATTAATGTTGTCTTTAGGATTATTTAGTAATGATTCACTATTTTCCTCTCTGTGCTTGTTGTCTTCCCTCAGACCGAACCAGTAGAAAGAAGTGTGATCTACAGCACACTACAGACCAAGAGCATGTGAGGGCCGAGCTGATGAAGTCATTCTGCTGTACTCTCAATTTGGAGTATCTTTCAACATtcagagagaaattcatgtaaattcatgcaataacttttccaagttgtaaatatataaataaatgtaaatgtttcatgtaaatgtaaatgtttgactAGTCCGACCTGCGTGAAATTAAAGTGGTCAGTATGAGGCCCCCTACCTAAAATGagttgacacccctgctctataacaagagctaattcattcgGACTTGCCATCTTGTCTTTCTGAGTCAATTACCGTAAGTATTGTAATATTTAGTCGTCAAGTCGGACATTTAGACTGAacgtttaatatttaaatttcacatttcaaatgttacatttaacatttacattcatatttaacatCTATATTCATGAAATGTCAGACTCAAAGAAATTAAAATAGACAATGTAATAGGTCTTGCTCTTTattattgtgcaaataaaaaaggaaaatggaaaaaaaagaaatcagtatattattttcattcgtattttttattttgtgtttaactTGTTTTCCGTCAATGTAAACTACTTTACTCCGGCTAAGCGTATctaaaaaggaagaggaagagagatttTACAGTTGCAATTGCTTGGTGTTTAGGAAATTCAGGAAGTAGCAAATTAGTCAATGCAGCAGCCCatgatgttttttgtctttctggACTCACTAACCGACATGGATGTTCCTCTCGGAGTTCTTCTCATCCTCACTGGACTCACAGGTCAGTCACAGGGTATTTCTATTTGTCTGTTAAGTCAGGCTTACTGGAAAGGTATGTTGGAATGAGGATTTCTGTTAGGTGAAAGATAAATGTTGTTTGCTACATACGCAGTAAATGGCTGTATATTTTCTCGTTGCAGGATTTCACAGCAAAACAGTCAGTGAAGTGTCAGTGAAGGCCGCAGGTTCAATCTCTATCCCGTGTTGTTACCTCCCACAATATACAAACCATGTGAAGTACTTGTGTAAAGGATATTATTTTAGCTCTTGCAATTACAAAGTTAGAACCGACCAAAAGAACTCAACAAAGTTTTCGATCTCTGATGATAAAATCAAAAGAATCTTCACTGTGACTATTAATGATCTGACAAAGTACGACTCAGATTACTGGTGTGCTGTGGAGATTTATGGAGCAGATGTCAGa containing:
- the polh gene encoding DNA polymerase eta, translating into MEYGKERVVALVDMDCFYVQVEQRLDPALRNTPCVVAQYKTWKGGGIIAVSYEARAHGVTRNMWVDDAKKLCPDLQVARVRESHGKADLTHYRDASVEVIEVMSRFGMIERASIDEAYVDLTAAVQQRLKNVNDKPVEPHQLRATYIQGYPQTLPEHEASAEDAAPDKEELRSRGLQQWLASLPYPLPGEQSTAELNLTVGALIIEEMRAAVEKDTGYRCSAGISHNKVLSKLACGLNKPDRQTVLPLDSVMELFNSLPVSKIRNLGGKLGASITETLGIANMGDLTRFSQAQLVQHFGEKTGQWLYDLCRGIDFEAVKPRQLPKSIGCSKNFPGKTSLATKEQVQYWLHQLALELDERLTKDREVNGRVAKLLTVGVRQLGDKKTSSFSRCCALVRYEATKLSDDSFAIIKSLNTAGNHQAAWTPPLTLLHLSASKFSDAPSAGGIAGFLSGEAASSQSLFSPTQPFGHRPPSEPKNDPACKQPGTIRSFFQKAAEKQRHEATKDVDEEDLDFGSTPSSSSQKTSLPDSQLEANTNCPVSSLSKSGPACSQAGISSFFHKKRVERSAEVPASTFKESERGCKPRPDEEDFEDAVAAASGRRGKPSPCEELKDEAGIDAEINGHPAAVAREDLLSCEHCGKEVLVWEMPEHNDYHFALDLQNSLSSSTASAPVSSSSSSSSSASTVSLTPLRAQSSRGKTKTGSQSGPQPKRHRSQGGSSGPLDSFFKRS
- the LOC119214023 gene encoding uncharacterized protein LOC119214023; translated protein: MTSQYVFHLILAALMGIHSEIVTVGEVSVKAGGSISIPCLYDQIYKNHVKYLCKGWKFWSCSIKVETTKEKKNITSGRFSISDDANQKIFTVTINNLTDEDIQSQYWCAVEKRSYDVKKELQLSVTTTGVPSLYVDQQEISTFERGSVTVRCRCENPSKIQWCKLNGTCVTDGPGSIDGTTVTINASVSNVFSVSMSGLRTKNSGWYFCVNENFAMPVRVTVHELPATTATTISPKTARTSPTTTQHSSLCTSAKPHTAHPTNSTLNGTLGEHTSFTKVMIITTTLILLLLVFLMAFFGWRTMIRISKTKPERSDRTLGSQIGSDADTHYATIDDTQHAAAQHQKNIPEGSVTYSTIVMKTEPEGSVTYSTIVTKDGAQQMTEPVERSVIYSTLQTKSM